In Taeniopygia guttata chromosome 2, bTaeGut7.mat, whole genome shotgun sequence, one genomic interval encodes:
- the LOC105758955 gene encoding uncharacterized protein isoform X1 yields the protein MAELRARLEALERRMERAEAALRERPLSAPGLHGVPVLFEDVAVRFSRQEWANLSEGQKEMYRSVMEGNYEMLVSLYCALSKPELLLQLEREELSTPPESEAEAAEVSPELAVEPARQNCTNDDALLEMETMERGCREPEESGNVAEKSGNLVEESKNLIQEIWSLVGTSGNLIEEIWGVVEQNRSPAEENRSLTEENRSPAEENKSLAEENRSPAEENKSLTEENKSLTEENRSPAEENKSLTEENKSPAEENKSLTEENRRPAEENKSLTEENRSPAEESENPAEENGNPMEESRNPAVPENCSTPPVPLEATAVLADLSQPTPSPPRPLSVHCQEAVGQNCSPPAAGDAEAGIPMEVPQEEVAAEKPSMPKTPSKGLEEDKGREEEAVKHLGNSGQDLVADIPEEPGKEVTPDVHKTTEQADPSPGQPEKDSCVGRPMACQRNATREFYSCPICRKTFLLKINLLIHQRGHTNWVPYVCVHCDRKFMSKKKIRRHLRAWAVNGTCQPSELEVCPSQVPCPASHPQTWAANGTYQAAKPEECPSRTPCPKSQPQAWASNGTCQPLDGNECPSQGTPCPKSQPQAWAPNGTCQPLDAKAHPSQGTPCPTSQPQTWAPNGTFQALDAKACPSQGTPCPAPQPQAWAPNGICQPSLVKAHPSQGTPCPKSQPQAWAPNGTCQPLDAKACPNQGTPCPKSQPQTWTPNGTCQPLDAPKSQPQAWTPNGTCQPSLVKAHPSQGTPCPKSQPQAWAPNGTCQPSLVKAHPSQGPCPAPQCPTSQPQTWAANGTCQASKPEECPTQPLCPSSQPQAPNRDCGTVWQEPGPTQCSLSSGKMMYTCTECRETFSNQGFLTVHQRRHSGHHLILCPCCNRSFTWVSDFVRQHWMYMGVRPHQCGICQKTFKRFSHLKVHQRIHRRQERPFPCANQVPLVVAPAAGDGVGSQAVTPRDGALLSDLEVSSREREAAAGSQGVHPGVGSCC from the exons ATGGCGGAGCTCCGGGCCCGCCTCGAGGCGCTGGAGCGGCGGATGGAGCGGGCGGAGGCGGCGCTGCGGGAGCGGCCCCTCAGCGCCCCGGGGCTGCACGGG GTCCCGGTGCTGTTCGAGGATGTGGCAGTGCGGTTCAGCCGGCAGGAGTGGGCAAACCTGAGCGAGGGACAGAAGGAAATGTACCGGAGCGTCATGGAAGGCAACTACGAGATGCTGGTGTCCCTGT ACTGTGCCCTGTCCAAGCCTGAACTGTTACTACAGCTGGAAAGAGAAGAGCTGAGCACGCCGCCAGAATCcgaggcagaggcagcagaggtgtccccagagctggctgTAG AACCGGCCCGACAGAACTGCACCAACGATGATGCACTGCTGGAGATGGAGACAAtggagaggggctgcagggagccagaGGAAAGCGGGAACGTGGCAGAGAAAAGTGGGAACTTGGTAGAGGAAAGCAAGAACCTGATACAGGAAATCTGGAGCCTAGTGGGGACAAGTGGGAATCTGATAGAGGAAATCTGGGGTGTGGTAGAGCAAAACAGGAGTCCAGCAGAGGAAAACAGGAGCCTGACAGAGGAAAACAGGAgcccagcagaggaaaacaagagcctggcagaggaaaacaggagcccagcagaggaaaacaagaGCCTGACGGAGGAAAACAAGAGCCTGACGGAGGAAAACAGGAgcccagcagaggaaaacaagaGCCTGACGGAGGAAAACAAGAgcccagcagaggaaaacaagaGCTTGACGGAGGAAAACAGGAGAccagcagaggaaaacaagaGCCTGACGGAGGAAAACAGGAGCCCAGCAGAGGAAAGCGAGAACCCAGCAGAGGAAAATGGGAACCCGATGGAGGAAAGCAGGAACCCAGCGGTCCCAGAGAACTGCAGCACAC CACCCGTCCCTCTGGAAGCCACTGCTGTCCTGGCGGATCTCAGCCAGCCGACCCCGTCCCCTCCCCGCCCGCTCTCCGTGCACTGTCAGGAAGCCGTGGGTCAGAACTGTTCTCCCCCTGCAGCAG GAGATGCTGAAGCAGGGATCCCAATGGAGGTGCCGCAGGAGGAGGTTGCTGCAGAGAAGCCATCAATGCCCAAAACACCCTCCAAGGGTCTGGAAGAGGACAAGGGTCGTGAAGAGGAGGCTGTGAAACATTTAGGGAATTCTGGCCAAGATCTGGTGGCCGACATTCCTGAAGAACCAGGAAAGGAGGTGACACCAGATGTCCACAAAACGACAGAACaggcagatcccagcccagggcagccgGAGAAGGACTCCTGCGTGGGCCGGCCCATGGCCTGTCAGCGAAATGCCACGCGGGAATTTTACTCCTGCCCCATCTGCAGGAAAACCTTCCTGCTGAAGATCAACCTCCTGATCCACCAGCGTGGCCACACCAACTGGGTGCCCTATGTCTGCGTCCACTGCGACCGCAAGTTCATGTCCAAGAAGAAAATCCGGCGGCATCTCCGTGCCTGGGCAGTCAACGGGACGTGCCAGCCCTCGGAGCTGGaggtgtgtcccagccaggTGCCATGCCCAGCATCCCATCCCCAAACCTGGGCAGCGAACGGGACATACCAGGCTGCGAAGCCAGAGGAGTGTCCTAGTAGGACACCGTGCCCAAAATCTCAGCCCCAAGCCTGGGCATCCAatggcacctgccagcccttggATGGAAATGAATGTCCCAGCCAGGGGACACCATGCCCAAAATCTCAGCCCCAAGCCTGGGCACCCAatggcacctgccagcccttggATGCAAAGGCTCATCCCAGCCAGGGGACACCGTGCCCAacatcccagccccaaaccTGGGCACCCAATGGCACCTTCCAGGCCTTGGATGCAAAGGCGTGTCCCAGCCAGGGGACACCATGCCCAGCACCTCAGCCTCAAGCCTGGGCACCCAATGGCATCTGCCAACCCTCACTTGTGAAGGCTCATCCCAGCCAGGGGACACCGTGCCCAAAATCTCAGCCCCAAGCCTGGGCACCCAatggcacctgccagcccttggATGCAAAGGCATGTCCCAACCAGGGGACACCATGCCCAAAATCTCAGCCCCAAACCTGGACACCCAatggcacctgccagcccttggATGCTCCAAAATCTCAGCCCCAAGCCTGGACACCCAatggcacctgccagccctCACTTGTGAAGGCACATCCCAGCCAGGGGACACCGTGCCCAAAATCTCAGCCCCAAGCCTGGGCACCCAatggcacctgccagccctCGCTTGTGAAGGCTCATCCCAGCCAGGGGCCATGCCCAGCACCCCAGTGCCCAACATCCCAACCCCAAACCTGGGCAGCCAACGGGACCTGCCAGGCCTCGAAGCCAGAGGAGTGTCCCACCCAGCCCCTGTGCCCATCCTCCCAGCCACAAGCCCCAAACAGGGACTGTGGCACGGTGTGGCAGGAGCCTGGCCCCACCCAGTGCTCACTGTCATCTGGAAAAATGATGTACACGTGCACCGAGTGTCGGGAAACCTTCTCCAACCAGGGCTTCCTGACGGTGCACCAGCGCCGGCACTCCGGCCACCACCTCatcctgtgtccctgctgcaacCGGAGCTTCACCTGGGTGTCCGACTTCGTCCGGCAGCACTGGATGTACATGGGCGTCCGGCCCCACCAGTGCGGCAT